CGACGCCAACCGCGTCACCCGGCTGATCGCCGAACTCCTCGACATCTCCCGCATCGACTCCGGCCGCCTCGAGGTGCGCCGCCAGCCGGTCGACATCGCCGCCGCCGTGGGCCGCCACGTCCAGGCGCTCACCGCGAACGGCCAGGCCCCCGAGCGGTTCCTCGTACGGGTCAGCAGCCCGCTCCCCGATCTGTGGGCCGATCCGGACAAGATCGACCAGATTCTCGGCAACCTCCTCGAAAATGCGGTGCGCCACGGTGACGGAACGGTCACCATCGACGTAGCGCCGCACGAGAAGGGAACCGCCGTCACCGTGACCGACGAAGGCCCCGGGATCCCCGAGGAGTCGATGGGCCGCGTCTTCACCCGCTTCTGGCGGGGGAGCAAGCGCGGCGGCACCGGCCTGGGCCTGTACATCGTCAAGGGCATCGTGGAGGCCCACGGCGGCACCATCACGGTCGGGCGCGGCCCCGGAGGCGGCGCCGAGTTCCGATTTATCCTGCCCGTGAGCGCCCCGGCCTACCTCACGCAGTAACCCTGCGGAGCGTCTCGCCAGGCGGCCCACGGGCTCCTTCACCCCCGGCGGCCCTTAGACTCGTCCTTTGGCACCTTTGTGTCCTTGTGCCGATCGTGCCGAGACGTTCGATCGAGTCGTGCGGGGACCCACCAGCCAGCCATCGGAAGTACGGGAAGAGATGTCGGCACCGAACAAGTCGTACGACCCTGTCGAGGTCGAGGCACTGAAACCGGAAGAGATCGAGCGCATGCGGGACGAGGCGCTCGCCGCCTTCGCGTCCGCCGGCGACCTCGACGAGCTCCGCGAGGCGAAGACCGCGCACATGGGCGACCGCTCGCCCCTGGCGCTCGCCAACCGCGAGATCGGCGCCCTGCCGCCCCAGGCCAAGGCCGAGGCGGGCAAGCGCGTCGGACAGGCCCGCGGCGCCGTGAACAAGGCCTTCGGGGCCCGCACGGTCGAGCTGGAGGCCGAGCGCGACGAGCGGGTGCTGGTCGAGGAGGCCGTGGACGTCACGCTGCCCTACGACCGCGTGCCCGCCGGCGCCCGCCACCCCCTGACCACGCTGATGGACCGCATCGCGGACATCTTCGTGGGCATGGGCTACGAGGTCGCGGAAGGCCCCGAGGTCGAGGCGGAGTGGTTCAACTTCGACGCCCTCAACTTCACGCCCGACCACCCGGCGCGCCAGATGCAGGACACCTTCTTCGTCCAGGGCCCCGAGGGCACCCAGGGCGACGAGTCCGGCGTCGTGCTGCGCACCCACACCTCCCCGGTGCAGGCGCGCTCGCTGCTGGAGCGCAAGCCCCCCGTCTACATCGTCTGCCCGGGCCGGGTGTACCGCACCGACGAGCTCGACGCGACGCACACCCCGGTCTTCCACCAGGTCGAGCTGCTCGCCGTGGACGAGGGCCTGACCATGGCCGACCTCAAGGGCACCATCGACCACATGGTCAAGGAGCTCTTCGGGGAGCAGACCACCACGCGGCTGCGCCCGCACTTCTTCCCCTTCACCGAGCCGTCCGCCGAGATGGACATGCAGTGCTACGTCTGCCGCGGCGAGTCGGTGGGCAACCCCGACCGCCCCTGCCGTACCTGCTCCAGCGAGGGCTGGATCGAGCTCGGCGGCTGCGGCATGGTGAACCCGAAGGTGCTCACCGCCTGCGGTGTGGACCCGGAGAAGTACAGCGGGTTCGCCTTCGGCTTCGGCATCGAGCGGATGCTGATGTTCCGTCACAACGTTGAAGACATGCGAGACATGGTCGAGGGTGACGTGCGCTTCACCCGGCCGTTCGGGAGTGAGATCTGATGCGCGTCCCGCTTTCCTGGCTGCGGGAGTACGTCGACCTCCCCGCGGGTGAGACCGGCCGTGACGTGGCCGCCAAGCTGGTCGACGCCGGCCTCGAGGTCGAGACCGTCGAGACGCTCGGCGCCGGCCTCCAGGGCCCCCTCGTCGTCGGCCAGGTGCTGACCATCGAGGAGCTCGAGGGCTTCCGCAAGCCGATCCGCTTCTGCACGGTCGACGTCGGCCGGGCCAACGGCACCGGCGAGCCGCAGGAGATCGTCTGCGGCGCCCGGAACTTCTCCGTCGGCGACAAGGTCGTCGTGGTCCTGCCCGGCGCCGTCCTGCCCGGCGACTTCGCGATCGCCTCGCGCAAGACGTACGGCCGCACCTCGCACGGCATGATCTGCTCCGGCGACGAGCTGGGCATGGGTGACGACGGCACGCACGGCATCATCGTGCTGCCGCCGGAGTACGAGCCCGGCACCGACGCGATCGAGCTCCTCCAGCTCGTCGACGAGGTGCTCGACATCGACATCACCCCGGACCGCGGCTACTGCATGTCCATGCGCGGTGTGGCCCGCGAGGCCGCCACCGCCTACGGCCTGCTGCTGCGCGACCCGGCGCTCCTCGACGTGCCCGCGCCGAACTCGTACGGCTACGCCGTGCAGATCTCCGACCCGCAGGGCTGCGACCGCTTCACCGCCCGCACGGTGACCGGCCTCGACCCCGAGGCGCGGTCCCCGATCTGGCTCACGCGCCGCCTCCAGAAGGCGGGCATGCGCCCGATCTCCCTCGCGGTCGACGTCACCAACTACGTGATGCTCGAGCTCGGCCAGCCGCTGCACGCCTACGACCGCTCGAGCCTCGACGGCGCGATCGGCGTCCGCCGTGCCGAGCAGGGCGAGAAGTTCACCACCCTCGACGGGGTCAAGCGCACCCTCGACGCCGAGGACCTGGTGATCACCGACAACGGCGGCCCCATCGGGCTCGCCGGTGTCATGGGCGGCGCCAACACCGAGATCGCCGACTCCGTCACCACGCCTTACGATCCTTCTGACTCGACGGGCCGGGTCACGGGCACCACCGACGTGGTCATCGAGGCCGCGCACTTCGACGCCGTGTCGATCTCGCGCACCGCCCGCCGCCTGAAGCTCTCCTCCGAGGCCTCCAAGCGCTTCGAGCGGGGCGTCGACCCGCAGGCCGCCGCCGCGGCCGCGCAGCGGACCGTCGACCTCCTCGTGCTGCTGGCCGGCGGCACCGCCGAGGCCGGGGTCACCGAGCTCACCGCCCCGGGCGCCCCGCGCACCATCGCGATGAGCGCCGACCACCCGGACCGGGTCGCGGGCATGGACTACGGCCGCGAGACCGTCGTACGCCGCCTCCAGGAGGTCGGCTGCGACGTCTACGGCCAGGACGAGCTCGTCGTCACCGTCCCCTCGTGGCGGCCCGACCTCGCCGAGCCCAACGACCTCGCCGAAGAGGTCATCCGGCTGGAGGGCTACGGGAACCTCCCGTCCACCCTCCCGCAGGTGCCCTCCGGCCGCGGTCTGACCGCCCGCCAGCAGCTGCACCGCCGGGCCGGCCGGGCGCTGGCCGGCGCCGGCTACGTCGAGGCGCTGAGCTACCCGTTCATCGGCGAGGGCGTCTTCGACCAGCTCCAGCTGCCGGCGCACGACGCCGCCCGCCAGGTGGTCAAGCTGGTCAACCCGATCTCCGACGAGGAGCCGGCGCTGCGCACCACGCTGCTGCCGGGTCTGCTCGGCGCGCTGCGCCGCAACGACAGCCGGGGCAGCCACGACCTCGCGCTCTTCGAGACCGGTTCGGTCTTCCGCGCCGCCGCGCAGCCGGGTGTCGCCGTACGGCTCCCCGTCGACCGGCGTCCCACGGACGAGGAGGTCGCCACCCTGGACGCGGCCCTGCCCGCGCAGCCGCGGTACGCCGCGGTCGTGCTGGCCGGTGCCCGCGAGCAGGCCGGCTGGTGGGGCAAGGGCCGTCCGGCCGACTGGGCGGACGCGGTCCAGGCCGCCCGCGCGCTGGCCGCCGAGGCCGGTACCGAGCTGGTCGTCCGCCAGGGCCAGTACGGCCCCTGGCACCCGGGCCGCTGCGCCGAGCTGGTCGTCACCGTCGACGGTGTAGAGCAGGTCATCGGCCACGCCGGCGAACTGCACCCCCGGGTGGTCAAGGCCATGGGCCTGCCCGCCCGCACCAGCGCCATGGAGCTCGACCTCGACCGCCTCGCGGCGGCCGGCGGCGAGGCCGTGCAGGCGCCCCGGATCTCCACCTTCCCGGTGGCGACCCAGGACGTCGCGCTGATCGTGGACGCGTCGGTCCCCGCCACGGCGGTGGAGGACGCGCTGCGCAAGGGCGCCGGCGAACTGCTGGAGTCCCTGCGGCTGTTCGACGTGTTCACCGGTGAGCAGGTCGGCGGGGGCAAGAAGTCCCTCGCGTACGCGCTGCGCTTCCGCGCGGCCGACCGGACGCTGACCGCCGAGGAGTCCACGGCCGCGCGCGACGCGGCGGTGGCCCTGGCCGGCGAGCGGACCGGGGCGGTGCTGCGGGGCGCGTGACGCCCTGCCGCAAGGCCCGTTGAGGGGCGCGTCCGGACAACCGGACGCGCCCCTCACTCTTTGGGGCCGCCTCACTCGTCCGGGTGTAAATGCCCGTGACCCGTGTCCGGTACGTCTGGAGGTCGACACAATCGTTCCGGCTGTCGAGCCGGAGGGAGCGACCTACGGATGATCCGCCGGGTGTGCGTCCTCGTCTGGGGCGGCGCCGCGGTGTCCTGGGAGCTGGCCTCCCCGGGGCCGCTGGGGCCGGGCCTCGCGACGTGCGCGGCCTTCCTGCTCCTCGCCGCCGGCGGCGCGCTGCACGTCCGGTCGGGGCTCGTGGCCGAACTGCGGCGCTCGCGGGAACTCGCGGGAGCCGCGCGACGGGTGCTCCAGCGCCCCCTGCCGCCCCGGGCCGGCTGCCTCGCGGTGTCCGGGGCGCAGCTGTCCGTGGGCGGGGACCTGTACGAGGTGCTGCCGACGGCGTACGGGGTGCGGGTGGTGATCGGGGACGTACGGGGCCACGGGCTGCCCGCGCTGGGGGCGGCCGCGGCGGTGCTCGCCTCCTTCCGCGAGGCGGCGTACGACGAGCCCGCGCTGGGCGGGGTCCTGCGCCGGATGGAACGCTCCCTCCAGCGGTACCAGCGCCGGCAGCCGGGCGCGCCGGCGGGGGAGGAGTTCGTGACGGTGCTGCTGCTCCAGATCGCGGCGGACGATTCGGTCCTGGCCCTGAACTGCGGCCACCCCTGGCCCCACCGGCTGAGCCCGGCCGCCGTCCCCGCCCGGGAGCCCTGCGGGGCGCCGGCCTCGCCGGGGTTCGAGGCGTCGGAGTTCGAGGCGTCGGAGTTCGAGGCGTCGGGCGTAGCCTCCGGGAAGCGGAGCAAGTGCGGGGCGGGGAGCGGCTCCGCGCGGCGGGGCGCGTACGTGCGGCCGCTGGCCGGGGGCGAGACCCTGCCCCCGCTCGGGGTGGTGCCCCTGCCCCTCGACGTCCGCCCGCACCCCTGCGCGGCGCTGCGGCCCGGCGAGACGCTGGTCCTGCACACCGACGGCATCGAGGACGCCCGGGACCGGCGGGGCCGCTTCTTCCCGCTGGGCAGTGTCCTCGCGCAGACTCCGGCGCCCACGCCCGCCCGGCTGGTGGCGGGCGTGCACGCCGCGCTGCTGCGCCACACCGGAGGGCGGCTCGCCGACGACGTCGCCCTCCTGGTGCTGCGCAACGACCGCGCCTGAACGGGTCCGGCGGTGCCCCGCCCCGTGGGCCGGGGGGAGTGGTACGGCCCGGACGGGGCGGTGCGACCGACGGGCCACTCCGCACCGGGCCGGTGGACGGGCCCGGTGCGGATTCGGCCCGGCTCCGGCGGGGCCCGGCGACCAACCGGGCCCCGGCGGAGCCGTGGTGCGCCGCCCGCGCCTGCCATGGAGTGTCGGGCAGACAGCAGGGGCGGGCGGCGCGGTGCCGGGTCGTCGCACTGTACGAGGGGGAGCCGACGACCCTGGCGGCCTCCTTGGCGAGGCTCTTAAGTGAAGCGCCGGAAGGCCCCCGCGCGGCAGGGTGCGTATCGCATTTATGCGCGTACTCGTTTCACACCCCGTGTGAATCAAACGCGGAACGCCCCCGCGCGCACCGCTCACGCACTAGCCTGATTCCGACGAGCCCTTGGAGGGGCCCATGCAGCCCAACGCCCTGCTCGATGCCCTCCTCGCCGAGGCGGGCATGTCCCACGCCGGACTCGCCGCGCATGTCAACCAGGCGGGCCGGTCCCGCGGACTCGCGCTGCGCTACGAACACACCGCGGTCTCCCGCTGGCTGAAGGGGCAGCGCCCCCGCGGCCAGGTGCCCGACCTGATCTGCGAGGTGCTCGGCGGGCGGCTGCACCGGCCCGTCGGCCTCGACGACATCGGCCTCGGGATCCCCGGACAGCCGACCCCGCACACCACCCGGCTCAGCGGCTTCGTCGACCGCGCCACCGCCCTGTGGCGCTCCGACGAGCTGGGCCGGCCCGCACAGCTCACGGCGCAGGCGCTCACCGGCACCCCGGCCGTCATCCCGGTGTGGGAGTGGGAGAACCCGCCCGAGGACGCCGACGTGTCCCGGGAGGGCCCGCACCGGATCGGGCCCGAGCACATCGAGATCCTGCGGGCCGCCCGGGCGCACTACGAGCTGATGTACCGCCGGGCCGGCGGGATGGCCACCCGGGCCCGGATCGTGCGCTTCCTCGGCAGCGAGACCGCCCCCATGCTGCGCGGGAGCTACTCCGACGAGGTGGGCCGCCCGCTGCACCGGGCCACCGGGTCCCTGGTGGCGGTCGCGGGGATCTGCGCGTACGACTCCGACGCCCACGGCCTCGCCCAGCGCTACTTCCACCAGGCGCTGCGGCTCGCCAAGGCCAGCGGGGACCGGGGGCTCGGGGCGTACGTGATCGCGCTGCTGGTCAACCAGTCGCTGCACCTGCGGGAGCACCGCCAGGCCGTGGCCTTCGCCGAGGCCGCGCTGCGCGCCGCCGGCCGGGACACCACCCCGGCGCTCGCCGCCGACCTGTACGCGATGCAGGCCAAGGCCTACGCGCAACTCGGGGACACCACGGCCGCGTTGGCCTGCATCCGGCGCGCCGAGGCGGCCGCCGAGCGGATCCGGCCCGGTACGGAGCCCGACGAGACCGGCTACGTACAGCCCGGGCTGGTCAACGTCCAGGTGGCCGAGGCGCTGCTCAGCCTGGGGGACCTCGACGGCGCGCACGAGCAGGCGGCCGAGGCCGTCGGCACCCCGGCGCACGACCGGGGGCGGGTGCACCGCCTCGCGATGCTGTGCGAGATCCAGTTGCGCCAGGGGGAGGCGGACCGGGCGGTGGCCTCGGCGGCCGAAATGGCCGAGCGGGCCAAGGGGATGGAGTCGCTGCGCCTGCGGGACCGGCTGCGGGCGGTCCGGGAACAGCTGCTGACCAGCGGATGCTCCGGAGCCGAGGAGACCGCGCAACTCATCGACGGGGCACTGCGCGTTCCCCTGTGAGGGCACGAACTGCTGCCATGTTGCCACCAACGGATGCGGAAGGTGGCACTACCGTGCAGTGGACGAACCTGAGTGAGCAGACCGTGTACAAGAACCGCTGGTTCGACGTGAACCTCGCGGACGTGGAACTCCCCGACGGCCGGCACCTGGACCACTTCGTCATCCGGCTGCGGCCGGTCGCCGTCGCCACGGCCGTCAACGAGGCCGACGAGGTGCTGCTGCTGTGGCGGCACCGGTTCATTACCGACAGCTGGGGCTGGGAGCTGCCCGCCGGGGTGGTCGAGGACGGCGAGTCCGTCGAGGCGGCGGCCGCCCGGGAGATGGAGGAGGAGTCGGGCTGGCGGCCGGGCCCGCTCCACCACCTGATGACCGTGGAGCCCTCCAACGGGCTGACCGACGCCCGCCACCACCTCTACTGGGCGGACGGGGCCGCGTACGTCGGGGAACCGGAGGACGGCTTCGAGTCCTCGCGCCGCGAGTGGGTCCCGCTCAAACTCGTCCCGGACCTGATCGCGCGCGGGGAGGTCCCGG
The Streptomyces sp. NBC_00091 genome window above contains:
- a CDS encoding sensor histidine kinase KdpD, which encodes MDPDELPDGLVVADHAGRVICFNRAASAITAIAAGQAIGARIDSALPLEDLEGRRWWALTDPYGGLATRRGQPERNLLLPGGREVLVSARYVRTHPTGPLSRLVVTLRGTEARRRTERSHAELIATVAHELRSPLTSVKGFTATLLAKWERFTDDQKRLMLETVDADANRVTRLIAELLDISRIDSGRLEVRRQPVDIAAAVGRHVQALTANGQAPERFLVRVSSPLPDLWADPDKIDQILGNLLENAVRHGDGTVTIDVAPHEKGTAVTVTDEGPGIPEESMGRVFTRFWRGSKRGGTGLGLYIVKGIVEAHGGTITVGRGPGGGAEFRFILPVSAPAYLTQ
- the pheS gene encoding phenylalanine--tRNA ligase subunit alpha: MSAPNKSYDPVEVEALKPEEIERMRDEALAAFASAGDLDELREAKTAHMGDRSPLALANREIGALPPQAKAEAGKRVGQARGAVNKAFGARTVELEAERDERVLVEEAVDVTLPYDRVPAGARHPLTTLMDRIADIFVGMGYEVAEGPEVEAEWFNFDALNFTPDHPARQMQDTFFVQGPEGTQGDESGVVLRTHTSPVQARSLLERKPPVYIVCPGRVYRTDELDATHTPVFHQVELLAVDEGLTMADLKGTIDHMVKELFGEQTTTRLRPHFFPFTEPSAEMDMQCYVCRGESVGNPDRPCRTCSSEGWIELGGCGMVNPKVLTACGVDPEKYSGFAFGFGIERMLMFRHNVEDMRDMVEGDVRFTRPFGSEI
- the pheT gene encoding phenylalanine--tRNA ligase subunit beta, with protein sequence MRVPLSWLREYVDLPAGETGRDVAAKLVDAGLEVETVETLGAGLQGPLVVGQVLTIEELEGFRKPIRFCTVDVGRANGTGEPQEIVCGARNFSVGDKVVVVLPGAVLPGDFAIASRKTYGRTSHGMICSGDELGMGDDGTHGIIVLPPEYEPGTDAIELLQLVDEVLDIDITPDRGYCMSMRGVAREAATAYGLLLRDPALLDVPAPNSYGYAVQISDPQGCDRFTARTVTGLDPEARSPIWLTRRLQKAGMRPISLAVDVTNYVMLELGQPLHAYDRSSLDGAIGVRRAEQGEKFTTLDGVKRTLDAEDLVITDNGGPIGLAGVMGGANTEIADSVTTPYDPSDSTGRVTGTTDVVIEAAHFDAVSISRTARRLKLSSEASKRFERGVDPQAAAAAAQRTVDLLVLLAGGTAEAGVTELTAPGAPRTIAMSADHPDRVAGMDYGRETVVRRLQEVGCDVYGQDELVVTVPSWRPDLAEPNDLAEEVIRLEGYGNLPSTLPQVPSGRGLTARQQLHRRAGRALAGAGYVEALSYPFIGEGVFDQLQLPAHDAARQVVKLVNPISDEEPALRTTLLPGLLGALRRNDSRGSHDLALFETGSVFRAAAQPGVAVRLPVDRRPTDEEVATLDAALPAQPRYAAVVLAGAREQAGWWGKGRPADWADAVQAARALAAEAGTELVVRQGQYGPWHPGRCAELVVTVDGVEQVIGHAGELHPRVVKAMGLPARTSAMELDLDRLAAAGGEAVQAPRISTFPVATQDVALIVDASVPATAVEDALRKGAGELLESLRLFDVFTGEQVGGGKKSLAYALRFRAADRTLTAEESTAARDAAVALAGERTGAVLRGA
- a CDS encoding PP2C family protein-serine/threonine phosphatase, with product MIRRVCVLVWGGAAVSWELASPGPLGPGLATCAAFLLLAAGGALHVRSGLVAELRRSRELAGAARRVLQRPLPPRAGCLAVSGAQLSVGGDLYEVLPTAYGVRVVIGDVRGHGLPALGAAAAVLASFREAAYDEPALGGVLRRMERSLQRYQRRQPGAPAGEEFVTVLLLQIAADDSVLALNCGHPWPHRLSPAAVPAREPCGAPASPGFEASEFEASEFEASGVASGKRSKCGAGSGSARRGAYVRPLAGGETLPPLGVVPLPLDVRPHPCAALRPGETLVLHTDGIEDARDRRGRFFPLGSVLAQTPAPTPARLVAGVHAALLRHTGGRLADDVALLVLRNDRA
- a CDS encoding transcriptional regulator — protein: MQPNALLDALLAEAGMSHAGLAAHVNQAGRSRGLALRYEHTAVSRWLKGQRPRGQVPDLICEVLGGRLHRPVGLDDIGLGIPGQPTPHTTRLSGFVDRATALWRSDELGRPAQLTAQALTGTPAVIPVWEWENPPEDADVSREGPHRIGPEHIEILRAARAHYELMYRRAGGMATRARIVRFLGSETAPMLRGSYSDEVGRPLHRATGSLVAVAGICAYDSDAHGLAQRYFHQALRLAKASGDRGLGAYVIALLVNQSLHLREHRQAVAFAEAALRAAGRDTTPALAADLYAMQAKAYAQLGDTTAALACIRRAEAAAERIRPGTEPDETGYVQPGLVNVQVAEALLSLGDLDGAHEQAAEAVGTPAHDRGRVHRLAMLCEIQLRQGEADRAVASAAEMAERAKGMESLRLRDRLRAVREQLLTSGCSGAEETAQLIDGALRVPL
- a CDS encoding NUDIX domain-containing protein, with protein sequence MQWTNLSEQTVYKNRWFDVNLADVELPDGRHLDHFVIRLRPVAVATAVNEADEVLLLWRHRFITDSWGWELPAGVVEDGESVEAAAAREMEEESGWRPGPLHHLMTVEPSNGLTDARHHLYWADGAAYVGEPEDGFESSRREWVPLKLVPDLIARGEVPAANMAAGLLLLHHLRLGRP